One window of Papaver somniferum cultivar HN1 chromosome 9, ASM357369v1, whole genome shotgun sequence genomic DNA carries:
- the LOC113308043 gene encoding pheophytinase, chloroplastic-like: MTSTSSPHFFSLSIKFEFPISTSNPRLNHDKIFSSISFRNIHTPCKFISSHPKPRFYLNESHRCHLSLNASSSIDPIEEDKTTTANSDVQLQSCTWNWRDYSIRYQVSGNTGPALVLIHGFGANSDHWRKNIPVLAKSHRVYAIDLIGYGYSDKPNPREFGDKSFYTFETWANQINEFCTDVIKDEAFFICNSIGGLVGLQAAVMEPQICKGIVLLNISLRMLHIKKQPWFGRPFIRSFQNLLRNTSVGKFFFEAVATPQSVKNILCQCYHDTSQVTDELVEKILLPGLEPGAVDVFLEFICYSDGPLPEELLPQVKCPVLVGWGDKDPWEPIDLGRAYGDFDTVEDFVVLSDVGHCPQDEAPQLVNPLVELFVARHAPTKASASVV; this comes from the exons ATGACGAGCACCAGTTCTCCTCATTTCTTTTCGTTGTCTATTAAGTTTGAGTTCCCCATTTCAACTTCAAACCCTCGACTAAATCATGATAAGATTTTCTCATCCATTTCTTTCAGAAATATACATACTCCGTGTAAATTCATAAGCTCACACCcaaaacctaggttttatctcaatGAATCACATCGATGTCATCTGAGTTTAAatgcttcttcttcaattgatccTATTGAAGAAGATAAGACAACAACGGCGAACTCTGATGTTCAATTACAGAGCTG CACTTGGAATTGGCGGGATTATTCTATTCGCTATCAGGTTTCAGGAAACACTGGACCTGCATTGGTTCTAATTCATGGATTTGGAGCAAACAG TGACCATTGGAGGAAAAATATCCCAGTCCTTGCAAAGTCGCATAGGGTATACGCAATTGATCTTATTGGTTATGGTTACTCAGACAAACCAAATCCGCGTGAATTCGGGGACAAGTCCTTTTACACATTTGAAACTTGGGCTAATCAGATAAATGAATTTTGCACTGATGTGATCAAAGATGAAGCATTCTTCATATGCAACTCAATCGGAG GTCTTGTTGGTCTTCAGGCTGCAGTCATGGAACCTCAGATCTGTAAGGGAATTGTCCTTCTGAATATTTCCCTGAGGATGCTTCACATTAAGAAACAACCTTGGTTTGGTAGACCTTTTATCAGATCATTTCAGAATTTGTTAAG AAACACTTCTGTAGGGAAATTCTTCTTCGAAGCTGTTGCAACACCGCAATCGGTCAAAAATATTCTTTGCCAG TGCTATCACGATACCTCACAAGTAACAGATGAATTAGTTGAAAAGATCCTGCTTCCGGGTTTGGAACCTGGTGCTGTTGATGTATTTCTTGAGTTCATTTGCTACTCAGATGGTCCTCTACCTGAGGAATTACTCCCTCAAGTGAAG TGCCCTGTTTTGGTGGGTTGGGGTGATAAGGATCCATGGGAACCCATCGATCTTGGGAGAGCATATGGAGATTTTGACACCGTAGAAGATTTCGTTGTCCTTTCAGATGTGGGGCACTGTCCGCag GATGAGGCGCCACAACTTGTGAACCCGCTAGTTGAATTGTTTGTGGCACGCCATGCTCCAACAAAAGCCAGTGCTTCTGTTGTTTGA